A segment of the Gossypium hirsutum isolate 1008001.06 chromosome D10, Gossypium_hirsutum_v2.1, whole genome shotgun sequence genome:
TCTATTTGCTCAGCGCAGAGCCTCACACTCTCCACCAAAGGTCACATAATTCACCAACATCAAATGCTAGCATCTGAGAATATCATATTCTACCTGGGAACAAATTTACAAACAGAAGGCTGTGAGCCAAGCGCCGTAGAGAGAAGAATGGCTCTTGATTAAATGTTTTAAGTATAAATCAAGCTTTAGCAGAGAAAAGCCAAAACTTATGTTAAAAAATGGAACAGGAATATACCCCAATGGGCACTTACTGGCATTAGATTCTTTTACCAAAACAAAGAAATATACCATGTTTAGCTATTCACAAGTTCTCCAACTAAGTTCCCAACATTAAACAAGTTCATCTATTCTCAAATCCAAGCAATCACGTTGATCAAATCAATTGTTATATTAGATAAGAATTAATTCCAAAAGCATCTTACTAACTACTTCCAAACCACAAAGTAAAAACACCAAAAATGGAAAGAACCAATCAGGTTTTCATTActtaaatatcattattaataaataaaactctttgcttcttcttgatttttctctcGATTCTCGAATGCAAAGAATGCAACAAGCAGAACCAATTCCATATTTTACTAAAAGAAGAAAAGGGACTTCAGCCTTTAATATAATCAAACAGATCTAAGAACAATTACATAAACTGAGCAAAGTTGGAATCTGCACATTCAATCTATTTGGCTTTTCTAAGAAGAAAGGCCTTGCTGGTTATCAATTTGAAAGTACTTCACAGCATTTTCAAATCAAACCTTCCCCTTTAGCTTGGATACGAATCTGATTCATTGCAAAATCCAACCGTTGAATGTGATTTTATgatcatttatataattaattttcagtATCGAAATATCAACAATAGATTGGAGAGCTTGAATTCGAGTAATTAGTAATGTTTCTTATCGTAAAGCTAAACCCTAGAAACAATTAAAAAGAACATCATCAAAGCTTTTAAATACAAAAGATACAGAAAATTCACCAACGATATGGAATTTGGATACGAATTTTGATTTAGTCtatatttcttctatttttatcaactaaaatagtTTGGAATAATTACAAAACGGTAAAGCAAAAGAGGCAAAGCAAAGCAGCAGTAGAGGAACAAAGCAGTAAAAGCAAAACAGGCACAAAAGCCAGaattttccctctttttttttctgttgGAAGAGTTACTCTCCTGCGGAAGAGGAACTAAAAAGCAACTAAAAACAaagcataattaataattaaagagaagaagaagaaaacaaactTACCTGCGGAAGAGGAACAAAGAACAGAAAAGAGCTTTCACagtgaaaatgtgaaaaaaaatggGTATAGAGCTTTCACAGCAGAGGAAAGAACGTTTTTTCAAGGGGGAGAAATAGGTTAATTTGGTCTTTTATTAGCCAAAAGCACTTCCAGCGCTTTAGATGGtgaaatttttagcttctccATCTAGAGAGAAGCACTTTTTTGATGGAGAAATTTTAAGAGAAAAAGGAGGATGTTCTTTGCTCCTTTTAAGAGAAAAGCACTTTTGGGTGAAAAAGTGATTCTCAAACGGGCCCTTAGTATATATGACACATTTTAGTTTATGAAAGCATTCTGTTTCACCGATGTAGCATCTTAGTCTTTTCTGGCTTTGTTGCAGACAAGGGAAGGTTCCCAACTTGCTCTCAAGAAAAATGACGTCATGGTTATGGAAACAGAAGCCTTTGTGGAGCCAACTACTTCAGAAGACACGGCTGGTGCAATTATTTCCATTCCTGATCCAATTAGCGATCCTGAGGCTCCGACTGCATTACTGAAGAATCCTACTACAGCAGCTGAAGGAAGCCCTTGCCTTTCATCATTCTAGCATATCCAACATCTTCTTGGGTTCTACAACTTCTGTTGTATATGTGGAGTTCGATGTGAACCTTATCTCTCTTAATTGTTGGCGTCTAAGAATTTTATTGTCCCTTCAGGTTCTATTATGTAACTTTGGTTTCGTCTTTTATGTACTAATTTACGAAGTCTCACTTCTCAGACAGAAGATGCCAAAGAGAGGCACTTGCACAACAATCCCTACTTGTATCGGGGAAGGAGCTGCTGATCCTCAGGATTGATGCACCAAGGACAACAGTAGTGAGGATATCAAACATTAAACCCACCAGCAAAGCTTGGACAATATGCAATTCTTATGGACAAGTGAAGTATTTGGCAAAAAAAGGTGTGGGAGTTGTGGATGTGCATTTCAAGCTTGCTGAATGGCCTAACATGCTGAATATTGTTAATAAGTGacgtgatccggctcggttgattgagtcgagttcacttaagatgcccgatcgtcgacgagaagttcgttcgaaattgttttaagatgaagattgttttcagtttaaatGAAGACTTTtaaaaagggttcaaaagataggctaaatttggatattttgtaggttcggtttaataagaaaataaataaaatttatatttaataaataggatggaaatggaaaagtgaaCTTAAGTatcaagaacgattcaatactatagaGAGTATTGCCCCGAGACTTATATCACTTAAGGTGGAAAATACGAAAGgtagaagatggaccttgacccgttacctataaagaggtaggaaccaaatGTATAAAAagatggatgaacgccacaccagaatggtgataagttcaaagagtcaggttgacgccactagctagctagataagtcaaaacgagactcaaacgaaataaGAAAAGAGataacctcacaatcaagttttaaTAATCAAGAATGTCTAacttttttacaaagagaaataaactatttatagtttTCATATGATAGCCGAATGGATAGAATTCGataagcttaaagactaagtaatttgGCTTTAAATGagttaaactaatctagaaatgtattcCTTAAAGCTATgtctaaattcggctgaatgggtcttcaatgggcagcttcatggttAAGGAAATGAACTTAGTGCCTGGTGAATGCATGGGAAGCCAAAAgccttgtctaggttcggccaaggtgtgaatggacactccaaaagatgccttttggccgaataagTACATAGGAGATTAATGggcagcaaccgatgcatgtagatGGACATTCATGCACTCTCCTATTCAATGTAATGAACCGTTCATGTATCATccttaaggcaaccattcgttgtaggtagtcatgcatgcacccgaacatacattgaaccggcccgttcatgaatcatctttaatggTATTGCCACATTCGGTTGTACCTACATGAATCACAAATACATTAAATCCCAAAATATATTCAGCTGAACTAGACATATAAGCAACAAAAcatagtaattaaaaaaataattaattaaaaacatagctattaaattcggctagctcaaatagTTAGGAAACAATTAATAAACTGATTTGAGTTAGGGAATTCAGTCTTGAGCTGTAACAAGCTGAATTAATTAAgctaatatgtaatttatttaaatgataaaattaacaaGCTGATAgaaagctaaattgagctcaaatggaCAGAattgagctcaaatgagctggttggagctgaaatgagctaagggagctgaaattgagctaaaatcagcttgcactaaggtgcatggatTCTTCAATGGGTTAGCTCGAGCTTCTCCATCATCAATGAGCACGTTCCTTTGGGAGCTCAATGGAATCAAGAGGTGGGCTTGGTGGAGCTTGGAACGTGGTCACGTCAATAAGTATGCTTTTTATCTTTGAAGTTTTTATGATAATCAACCCAAGCATTCCTCTAATATATTATAGTGCTGCAATTACATGCAGTTTGAATGGAATTGAAGTGGATGAAAACCGGTGGCTTGCACAGCCGGCTCCTGTCTTTCCTGTTGAAATTCTCAGAGCCCTTTGGAGTCGACCAGAAGAATGGGAGTTGAGTCGGTTGACTAACCTTGCTACCAGGTATTATTATGGCAAAGAAATTTAATTAACCTTGCTATCATAATCAAGCATGAAAGCATAAGGGATTCATTAgagatttattaaaaattcaacaattattGTTATGTAAGCGATTAATATTATTAACGAGAAGCATTATTAACTACTAGATTTTATCACTCAAGTGAacgaaaatatttatattaaaaaaacatttttatatatttataaaaatatattaataaatgattataatTCCAAACAGTGTGATGTTGCATTCTTCTACTTCTTTACATCTTGTTAAGATTCAAAGGAAATTCTTATAAGTTTATAATTCCAAGCAATAGACCACTTTGAGTCATTAGGATCCCAAGTCTCCTTAATGAGCATGGAATTACATCCAATCCAATTATTTTAACGTAGTCAAATCATTATTCTAAGAAGTCTACCTTAGTTATCTTTTAGAAAAGTCAAAACACATCAAACTTCTTTTGTCTTAGTCAAACCGTTGTTCTAAGAAGTCAAAACACATCAAACTCAAatacaatttcaaaattaggTCAAATaccctaattttcatgaaatcctaattattttatttttgggacGAAGATGTCGACATTTATCCTATAGATTTTGATATTGTttcttaaatttgaatttttcattatatatgaaactttggtcacatgaaaaattaaaaattttgcatcaattggaaatttaaaaaaatcaaatacatTCCTAATCAAAATCTGGAGCTCCTTAGGGGAggatgtttacttttcatcttcTTGGTACGAGCTCTCTATTCTAATTTTTGTTACAAGATTCCTAATATGTTTCTAGCTCACAAAAATTTCTAAttacaataaatttaaaaatctacatGGAAATTATAGTctacaatttaattatatataaaaaaacttacaTACAATCATTCTAATTCTAGAAACCACAATCTTGacaaaattatataataacaaTTATAGAACTCATCAACATCCATTCCTATA
Coding sequences within it:
- the LOC107915482 gene encoding LOW QUALITY PROTEIN: uncharacterized protein (The sequence of the model RefSeq protein was modified relative to this genomic sequence to represent the inferred CDS: inserted 3 bases in 2 codons) — encoded protein: MSSGNISLDIKKESSIPTESISDKEDSNLDLANSGHVKSGPNSHVSLPVSREELNHSQTCFLSKEGYKDNKELVRFLTKNVKKLNILAAFSDCGLIVKVEELSSTKESSFKDFLVHFKTREGSQLALKKNDVMVMETEAFVEPTTSEDTAGAIISIPDPISDPEAPTALLKNPTXQQLKEALAFHHSSISNIFLGSTTSVVYVEFDTEDAKEXALAQQSLLVSGKELLILRIDAPRTTVVRISNIKPTSKAWTICNSYGQVKYLAKKGVGVVDVHFKLAEWPNMLNIVNK